Proteins found in one Panthera tigris isolate Pti1 chromosome B3, P.tigris_Pti1_mat1.1, whole genome shotgun sequence genomic segment:
- the UACA gene encoding uveal autoantigen with coiled-coil domains and ankyrin repeats isoform X1 translates to MKSLKSRLRRQEASGPASSGAAVATASAHAADWNKYDDRLMKAAERGDVEKVSSILAKKGINPGKLDVEGRSAFHVVASKGNLECLNAILIHGVDITATDTAGRNALHLAAKYGHALCLQKLLQYNCPTEHVDLQGRTALHDAAMADCPSSIQLLCDHGASVNAKDVDGRTPLVLATQMCRPTICQMLIDKGADINSRDKQNRTALMLGCEYGCKDAVEVLIKNGADVSLLDALGHDSSYYARIGDNLDILSLLKTASENTNKGRELWKKGPSLQQRNLPYMLDEVNMKSSQREHPNIQDLEIENEDLKERLRKIQQEQRILLDKVNGLQLQLNEEVMVADDLESEKEKLKSLLAAKEKQHEESLRTIEALKNRFKYFESDHLGSGSHFSNRKEDMLLKQGQMYMTDSQCTSPGVPAHMQSRSMLRPLELSLPHQTSYSENDILKKELEAMRTFCESAKQDRLKLQNELAHKVAECKALALECERIKEDSDEQVKQLEDALKDVQKRMYESEGKVKQMQTHFLALKEHLTSEAAAGNHRLTEELKDQLKDMKAKYEGASAEVGKLRSQIGQSEMLVEELKRDAGKLVEENKRLQRDFSMCETERDKKGRRVTEAEGQVKELLAKLALSVPTEKFESMKSLLSSEVNEKAKRIGEMEREHEKSLSEIRQLKREVENCKAKLAQHVRPEEHEQLKSRLEQRAGELTKKITELTSKNQTLQKDVEKVYLDNKLLSQQVRNLTSEMKSHYVPLQVSEEMKKSHDVMVGELNQQLVDVTQKYTEQKLATEKLLVENGRLSENVSRLETAFVPPEKHEKEVTALNSSLADLRQQLSELHKKRAGDQEKIHALLSENTALKKSLSTQYVPAPAHEEIKAALSGTLDKTNRELLDAKKNIEDLSRELVKTKEENELLKRNLENTQNQMKAEYISLREHEEKMGAASQSMKRVQDDSAEILANYKKGQEEIVTLHAEIEAQKKELDTIQECIKLKYAPIISFEECERKFKATEKELKEQLSEQTQKYHVREEEAKKCKQENDKLKKEIFTLQKDLQDKNVLLESAHEMERALSRKAEELNKQFKDLLQKYTEVKTEKEKLVDENARQTSEILAAQTLLQKQHVPLEQVEALKKSLNGTIESLKEELKNKQRCYEKEQQTVATLHQMLENQKNSSVPLAEHLQVKEAFEKEVGIIKASLREKEEENQTKTQEVSKLQSEVQNTKRALRKLETREVVDLSKYKATKSDLETQISNLNEKLANLNRKYEEACEEVLHAQRKQLSAKDEKELLHFSIEQEIKDQQERCDKSLTTITELQKRIQESAKQIEAKDNKITELLNDVERLKQALSGLSQLTYPSGSPGRRQSQLIDSLQSQVKALQQQLADADRQHQEVIAIYRTHLLSAAQGHMDEDVQAALLQIIQMRQGLVC, encoded by the exons gaAGAAATGCTCTTCACCTGGCTGCAAAGTATGGGCATGCGTTGTGTCTACAAAAACTTCTACAG TACAATTGTCCCACTGAGCATGTAGACCTTCAGGGAAGAACCGCGCTTCATGACGCAG CCATGGCCGACTGTCCCTCTAGCATTCAGCTGCTTTGTGACCACGGGGCCTCAGTGAATGCCAAAGATGTA GATGGGCGGACACCACTGGTTCTGGCCACTCAGATGTGTAGGCCAACAATTTGTCAAATGCTGATAGATAAAGGGGCGGATATTAATTCCAGAGACAAACAAAACAG AACTGCTCTCATGCTAGGTTGTGAGTATGGTTGTAAAGATGCTGTGGAAGTCTTAATCAAAAATGGTGCTGATGTAAGCTTGCTGGATGCCCTGGGCCATGACAGCTCTTACTATGCAAGAATTGGTGACAACTTGGACATCCTAAGTTTACTGAAGACCGCATCGGAAAATACCAACAAAG GAAGAGAACTTTGGAAGAAAGGACCATCTTTACAACAG CGAAATTTGCCATACATGCTAGATGAAGTAAATATGAAGTCAAGTCAGAGGGAGCATCCAAACAttcag GATCTGGAGATTGAAAATGAAGATTTGAAAGAGAGGTTGAGAAAAATTCAGCAAGAACAGAGAATATTACTGGATAAAGTCAACGGTTTACAACTACAGCTGAATGAG gaagtAATGGTTGCTGATGATCTGGAAAGTGAG aaagaaaagctgaagtCCCTTTTGGCAGCTAAAGAAAAGCAACATGAAGAAAGCCTGAGAACTATCGAGGCtctgaaaaatagatttaaatattttgag AGTGATCATTTAGGATCAGGAAGTCATTTCAGTAACC GAAAAGAAGATATGCTTCTCAAACAGGGTCAAATGTACATGACAGATTCACag TGTACATCCCCAGGGGTGCCGGCCCACATGCAAAGCAGGTCTATGTTAAGACCGCTGGAGCTGTCCTTACCCCATCAAACCTCATATtctgaaaatgacattttaaagaaagagttaGAAGCAATGAGAACGTTCTGCGAGTCAGCAAAACAAGACCGACTCAAGCTCCAGAACGAGCTGGCTCACAAGGTGGCCGAATGCAAAGCTTTAGCATTAGAATGTGAACGGATCAAGGAGGACTCAGATGAGCAGGTAAAGCAGTTAGAAGACGCATTGAAAGATGTGCAGAAGAGAATGTACGAGTCGGAAGGTAAAGTAAAACAAATGCAGACACATTTTCTTGCCCTTAAAGAGCACCTAACAAGTGAAGCAGCTGCGGGGAATCACAGACTAACCGAGGAACTGAAGGACCAGTTGAAAGACATGAAAGCAAAATACGAGGGCGCGTCAGCAGAAGTGGGGAAGTTACGAAGCCAGATCGGACAGAGCGAGATGCTGGTAGAAGAGTTGAAGCGGGATGCAGGCAAGCTGGTGGAAGAGAACAAGCGACTGCAGCGGGACTTCAGTATGTGTGAGACGGAGCGAGACAAGAAAGGCAGGAGGGTCACGGAGGCGGAAGGCCAGGTCAAAGAACTGTTGGCCAAGTTGGCCCTTTCCGTTCCGACGGAAAAATTCGAGAGCATGAAGAGCTTGTTGTCAAGTGAAGTCAATGAGAAGGCCAAGAGAATAGGAGAGATGGAAAGGGAGCATGAAAAGTCACTTAGCGAAATCAGACAGTTGAAGAGAGAAGTTGAGAATTGTAAGGCCAAGCTTGCTCAGCACGTCAGACCGGAGGAGCACGAGCAGCTCAAGAGCAGGCTGGAGCAGAGGGCGGGAGAACTTACGAAGAAGATCACCGAACTCACGTCGAAAAATCAGACGTTACAAAAGGACGTCGAAAAGGTGTATCTGGATAACAAGCTCCTCAGCCAGCAAGTCCGTAACTTAACAAGTGAAATGAAGAGTCATTACGTTCCTTTACAAGTGAGCGAAGAAATGAAAAAGTCGCATGACGTCATGGTCGGTGAGCTGAATCAACAGCTTGTAGATGTCACGCAGAAGTACACGGAGCAGAAGTTGGCCACAGAGAAGCTGCTGGTGGAGAATGGCCGTTTGAGTGAGAACGTCAGCCGCCTCGAGACCGCGTTCGTGCCTCCTGAGAAACACGAGAAGGAGGTCACGGCTTTGAACTCCAGCCTTGCTGACCTCAGACAACAGCTCTCTGAGCTTCACAAAAAACGTGCCGGAGAccaagagaaaatacatgcaCTCCTGTCCGAAAACACCGCGTTGAAAAAGAGCCTGAGTACTCAGTACGTGCCAGCTCCGGCCCACGAGGAGATTAAAGCCGCACTGAGTGGCACCCTAGATAAGACGAACAGAGAATTACTAGATGCGAAGAAAAACATCGAGGATCTCAGTCGGGAACttgtaaaaacaaaagaggagaacGAGCTactcaaaagaaacctggagaaCACTCAGAACCAAATGAAGGCCGAGTACATCAGCCTCCGAGAGCACGAGGAGAAGATGGGTGCCGCGAGTCAGAGCATGAAGAGGGTACAGGATGACAGTGCGGAAATCCTGGCCAACTACAAGAAGGGCCAAGAGGAGATCGTGACGCTGCACGCAGAGATCGAAGCCCAGAAGAAGGAGCTCGACACGATTCAAGAATGCATCAAGCTCAAATATGCTCCAATCATCAGCTTCGAGGAgtgtgaaagaaaatttaaagcgacagagaaagaactaaaagaaCAGTTATCCGAGCAGACACAAAAATATCACGTCAGGGAAGAAGAGGCCAAGAAGTGCAAGCAAGAGAATGACAAGTTGAAGAAGGAGATTTTCACTCTTCAGAAGGATTTGCAAGATAAGAATGTTCTCCTTGAGAGTGCTCATGAAATGGAAAGAGCGCTaagcagaaaagcagaagagCTAAACAAACAATTCAAAGACCTGCTGCAGAAATACACGGAGGTAAAGACCGAGAAAGAGAAGCTGGTCGACGAAAATGCCAGACAGACTTCGGAGATTCTCGCAGCCCAGACCCTTCTGCAGAAGCAGCATGTTCCATTGGAACAGGTTGAGGCCCTCAAAAAGTCTCTGAACGGCACAATCGAGAGTCTCAAGGAAGAACTGAAGAATAAGCAAAGATGTTACGAGAAAGAGCAGCAGACAGTGGCCACCCTGCATCAGATGCTGGAGAACCAGAAGAACTCGTCGGTGCCCCTGGCAGAGCATTTGCAGGTTAAGGAGGCATTTGAGAAGGAAGTGGGGATCATCAAGGCTAGcttgagggagaaggaagaagaaaaccaaaccaaaacccaaGAGGTCTCCAAACTCCAATCCGAGGTGCAGAACACTAAACGAGCATTAAGAAAATTAGAGACGAGAGAGGTGGTTGATTTGTCTAAATATAAAGCGACAAAAAGTGATTTGGAGACCCAGATTTCCAACTTGAATGAAAAATTGGCCAATCTGAATAGAAAGTACGAAGAAGCCTGTGAGGAGGTTTTGCACGCCCAAAGGAAGCAGCTGTCTGCAAAGGATGAGAAGGAATTGCTCCATTTCAGCATTGAGCAAGAAATCAAGGACCAGCAGGAACGGTGTGATAAGTCCTTAACAACAATCACCGAGTTACAGAAAAGAATACAGGAATCTGCCAAACAAATTGAAGCGAAAGATAATAAG ATAACCGAACTGCTTAATGACGTGGAAAGACTGAAGCAGGCGCTCAGTGGCCTTTCACAGCTCACCTACCCGAGTGGGAGCCCCGGCAGGAGACAGAGCCAGCTGATTGACAGCCTACAGAGCCAAGTAAAGGCCCTGCAGCAGCAGCTGGCT GATGCCGACAGACAGCACCAAGAGGTAATTGCAATTTATCGGACACATCTCCTTAGTGCTGCGCAG gGTCACATGGACGAAGACGTGCAGGCGGCCTTACTCCAAATCATACAAATGCGGCAGGGGCTTGTGTGCTAA
- the UACA gene encoding uveal autoantigen with coiled-coil domains and ankyrin repeats isoform X2, protein MMNCWFSCAPKNRHAADWNKYDDRLMKAAERGDVEKVSSILAKKGINPGKLDVEGRSAFHVVASKGNLECLNAILIHGVDITATDTAGRNALHLAAKYGHALCLQKLLQYNCPTEHVDLQGRTALHDAAMADCPSSIQLLCDHGASVNAKDVDGRTPLVLATQMCRPTICQMLIDKGADINSRDKQNRTALMLGCEYGCKDAVEVLIKNGADVSLLDALGHDSSYYARIGDNLDILSLLKTASENTNKGRELWKKGPSLQQRNLPYMLDEVNMKSSQREHPNIQDLEIENEDLKERLRKIQQEQRILLDKVNGLQLQLNEEVMVADDLESEKEKLKSLLAAKEKQHEESLRTIEALKNRFKYFESDHLGSGSHFSNRKEDMLLKQGQMYMTDSQCTSPGVPAHMQSRSMLRPLELSLPHQTSYSENDILKKELEAMRTFCESAKQDRLKLQNELAHKVAECKALALECERIKEDSDEQVKQLEDALKDVQKRMYESEGKVKQMQTHFLALKEHLTSEAAAGNHRLTEELKDQLKDMKAKYEGASAEVGKLRSQIGQSEMLVEELKRDAGKLVEENKRLQRDFSMCETERDKKGRRVTEAEGQVKELLAKLALSVPTEKFESMKSLLSSEVNEKAKRIGEMEREHEKSLSEIRQLKREVENCKAKLAQHVRPEEHEQLKSRLEQRAGELTKKITELTSKNQTLQKDVEKVYLDNKLLSQQVRNLTSEMKSHYVPLQVSEEMKKSHDVMVGELNQQLVDVTQKYTEQKLATEKLLVENGRLSENVSRLETAFVPPEKHEKEVTALNSSLADLRQQLSELHKKRAGDQEKIHALLSENTALKKSLSTQYVPAPAHEEIKAALSGTLDKTNRELLDAKKNIEDLSRELVKTKEENELLKRNLENTQNQMKAEYISLREHEEKMGAASQSMKRVQDDSAEILANYKKGQEEIVTLHAEIEAQKKELDTIQECIKLKYAPIISFEECERKFKATEKELKEQLSEQTQKYHVREEEAKKCKQENDKLKKEIFTLQKDLQDKNVLLESAHEMERALSRKAEELNKQFKDLLQKYTEVKTEKEKLVDENARQTSEILAAQTLLQKQHVPLEQVEALKKSLNGTIESLKEELKNKQRCYEKEQQTVATLHQMLENQKNSSVPLAEHLQVKEAFEKEVGIIKASLREKEEENQTKTQEVSKLQSEVQNTKRALRKLETREVVDLSKYKATKSDLETQISNLNEKLANLNRKYEEACEEVLHAQRKQLSAKDEKELLHFSIEQEIKDQQERCDKSLTTITELQKRIQESAKQIEAKDNKITELLNDVERLKQALSGLSQLTYPSGSPGRRQSQLIDSLQSQVKALQQQLADADRQHQEVIAIYRTHLLSAAQGHMDEDVQAALLQIIQMRQGLVC, encoded by the exons gaAGAAATGCTCTTCACCTGGCTGCAAAGTATGGGCATGCGTTGTGTCTACAAAAACTTCTACAG TACAATTGTCCCACTGAGCATGTAGACCTTCAGGGAAGAACCGCGCTTCATGACGCAG CCATGGCCGACTGTCCCTCTAGCATTCAGCTGCTTTGTGACCACGGGGCCTCAGTGAATGCCAAAGATGTA GATGGGCGGACACCACTGGTTCTGGCCACTCAGATGTGTAGGCCAACAATTTGTCAAATGCTGATAGATAAAGGGGCGGATATTAATTCCAGAGACAAACAAAACAG AACTGCTCTCATGCTAGGTTGTGAGTATGGTTGTAAAGATGCTGTGGAAGTCTTAATCAAAAATGGTGCTGATGTAAGCTTGCTGGATGCCCTGGGCCATGACAGCTCTTACTATGCAAGAATTGGTGACAACTTGGACATCCTAAGTTTACTGAAGACCGCATCGGAAAATACCAACAAAG GAAGAGAACTTTGGAAGAAAGGACCATCTTTACAACAG CGAAATTTGCCATACATGCTAGATGAAGTAAATATGAAGTCAAGTCAGAGGGAGCATCCAAACAttcag GATCTGGAGATTGAAAATGAAGATTTGAAAGAGAGGTTGAGAAAAATTCAGCAAGAACAGAGAATATTACTGGATAAAGTCAACGGTTTACAACTACAGCTGAATGAG gaagtAATGGTTGCTGATGATCTGGAAAGTGAG aaagaaaagctgaagtCCCTTTTGGCAGCTAAAGAAAAGCAACATGAAGAAAGCCTGAGAACTATCGAGGCtctgaaaaatagatttaaatattttgag AGTGATCATTTAGGATCAGGAAGTCATTTCAGTAACC GAAAAGAAGATATGCTTCTCAAACAGGGTCAAATGTACATGACAGATTCACag TGTACATCCCCAGGGGTGCCGGCCCACATGCAAAGCAGGTCTATGTTAAGACCGCTGGAGCTGTCCTTACCCCATCAAACCTCATATtctgaaaatgacattttaaagaaagagttaGAAGCAATGAGAACGTTCTGCGAGTCAGCAAAACAAGACCGACTCAAGCTCCAGAACGAGCTGGCTCACAAGGTGGCCGAATGCAAAGCTTTAGCATTAGAATGTGAACGGATCAAGGAGGACTCAGATGAGCAGGTAAAGCAGTTAGAAGACGCATTGAAAGATGTGCAGAAGAGAATGTACGAGTCGGAAGGTAAAGTAAAACAAATGCAGACACATTTTCTTGCCCTTAAAGAGCACCTAACAAGTGAAGCAGCTGCGGGGAATCACAGACTAACCGAGGAACTGAAGGACCAGTTGAAAGACATGAAAGCAAAATACGAGGGCGCGTCAGCAGAAGTGGGGAAGTTACGAAGCCAGATCGGACAGAGCGAGATGCTGGTAGAAGAGTTGAAGCGGGATGCAGGCAAGCTGGTGGAAGAGAACAAGCGACTGCAGCGGGACTTCAGTATGTGTGAGACGGAGCGAGACAAGAAAGGCAGGAGGGTCACGGAGGCGGAAGGCCAGGTCAAAGAACTGTTGGCCAAGTTGGCCCTTTCCGTTCCGACGGAAAAATTCGAGAGCATGAAGAGCTTGTTGTCAAGTGAAGTCAATGAGAAGGCCAAGAGAATAGGAGAGATGGAAAGGGAGCATGAAAAGTCACTTAGCGAAATCAGACAGTTGAAGAGAGAAGTTGAGAATTGTAAGGCCAAGCTTGCTCAGCACGTCAGACCGGAGGAGCACGAGCAGCTCAAGAGCAGGCTGGAGCAGAGGGCGGGAGAACTTACGAAGAAGATCACCGAACTCACGTCGAAAAATCAGACGTTACAAAAGGACGTCGAAAAGGTGTATCTGGATAACAAGCTCCTCAGCCAGCAAGTCCGTAACTTAACAAGTGAAATGAAGAGTCATTACGTTCCTTTACAAGTGAGCGAAGAAATGAAAAAGTCGCATGACGTCATGGTCGGTGAGCTGAATCAACAGCTTGTAGATGTCACGCAGAAGTACACGGAGCAGAAGTTGGCCACAGAGAAGCTGCTGGTGGAGAATGGCCGTTTGAGTGAGAACGTCAGCCGCCTCGAGACCGCGTTCGTGCCTCCTGAGAAACACGAGAAGGAGGTCACGGCTTTGAACTCCAGCCTTGCTGACCTCAGACAACAGCTCTCTGAGCTTCACAAAAAACGTGCCGGAGAccaagagaaaatacatgcaCTCCTGTCCGAAAACACCGCGTTGAAAAAGAGCCTGAGTACTCAGTACGTGCCAGCTCCGGCCCACGAGGAGATTAAAGCCGCACTGAGTGGCACCCTAGATAAGACGAACAGAGAATTACTAGATGCGAAGAAAAACATCGAGGATCTCAGTCGGGAACttgtaaaaacaaaagaggagaacGAGCTactcaaaagaaacctggagaaCACTCAGAACCAAATGAAGGCCGAGTACATCAGCCTCCGAGAGCACGAGGAGAAGATGGGTGCCGCGAGTCAGAGCATGAAGAGGGTACAGGATGACAGTGCGGAAATCCTGGCCAACTACAAGAAGGGCCAAGAGGAGATCGTGACGCTGCACGCAGAGATCGAAGCCCAGAAGAAGGAGCTCGACACGATTCAAGAATGCATCAAGCTCAAATATGCTCCAATCATCAGCTTCGAGGAgtgtgaaagaaaatttaaagcgacagagaaagaactaaaagaaCAGTTATCCGAGCAGACACAAAAATATCACGTCAGGGAAGAAGAGGCCAAGAAGTGCAAGCAAGAGAATGACAAGTTGAAGAAGGAGATTTTCACTCTTCAGAAGGATTTGCAAGATAAGAATGTTCTCCTTGAGAGTGCTCATGAAATGGAAAGAGCGCTaagcagaaaagcagaagagCTAAACAAACAATTCAAAGACCTGCTGCAGAAATACACGGAGGTAAAGACCGAGAAAGAGAAGCTGGTCGACGAAAATGCCAGACAGACTTCGGAGATTCTCGCAGCCCAGACCCTTCTGCAGAAGCAGCATGTTCCATTGGAACAGGTTGAGGCCCTCAAAAAGTCTCTGAACGGCACAATCGAGAGTCTCAAGGAAGAACTGAAGAATAAGCAAAGATGTTACGAGAAAGAGCAGCAGACAGTGGCCACCCTGCATCAGATGCTGGAGAACCAGAAGAACTCGTCGGTGCCCCTGGCAGAGCATTTGCAGGTTAAGGAGGCATTTGAGAAGGAAGTGGGGATCATCAAGGCTAGcttgagggagaaggaagaagaaaaccaaaccaaaacccaaGAGGTCTCCAAACTCCAATCCGAGGTGCAGAACACTAAACGAGCATTAAGAAAATTAGAGACGAGAGAGGTGGTTGATTTGTCTAAATATAAAGCGACAAAAAGTGATTTGGAGACCCAGATTTCCAACTTGAATGAAAAATTGGCCAATCTGAATAGAAAGTACGAAGAAGCCTGTGAGGAGGTTTTGCACGCCCAAAGGAAGCAGCTGTCTGCAAAGGATGAGAAGGAATTGCTCCATTTCAGCATTGAGCAAGAAATCAAGGACCAGCAGGAACGGTGTGATAAGTCCTTAACAACAATCACCGAGTTACAGAAAAGAATACAGGAATCTGCCAAACAAATTGAAGCGAAAGATAATAAG ATAACCGAACTGCTTAATGACGTGGAAAGACTGAAGCAGGCGCTCAGTGGCCTTTCACAGCTCACCTACCCGAGTGGGAGCCCCGGCAGGAGACAGAGCCAGCTGATTGACAGCCTACAGAGCCAAGTAAAGGCCCTGCAGCAGCAGCTGGCT GATGCCGACAGACAGCACCAAGAGGTAATTGCAATTTATCGGACACATCTCCTTAGTGCTGCGCAG gGTCACATGGACGAAGACGTGCAGGCGGCCTTACTCCAAATCATACAAATGCGGCAGGGGCTTGTGTGCTAA